Proteins from a genomic interval of Streptomyces sp. Tu6071:
- a CDS encoding SDR family NAD(P)-dependent oxidoreductase, translated as MSDFTDRVGLVTGAGSGIGRAIASGLARRRAAVAVLDLDEAAAYGTAEEITEAGGRAIAARVDIADEDSVRWAIGRTVAEFGQLDVAVNNAGVPSSGQQLTGMRAQEWDRVLRINLTGTFFCLKHEIPALRRAGGGAIVNIASGGGLHAIPLSPAYVAGKHGVVGLTKAAAVDYAVDGIRVNAVAPGMTRTAHLDRATEGTGMIARHQELTPLDRLATPDEIADAAVWLCSDEASYITGTTLSVDGGRRT; from the coding sequence GTGAGCGACTTCACCGACAGGGTCGGCCTGGTCACCGGGGCGGGCAGCGGGATCGGGCGGGCGATCGCCTCCGGTCTCGCCCGCCGCCGGGCGGCGGTGGCGGTCCTCGACCTGGACGAGGCGGCGGCGTACGGGACAGCCGAGGAGATCACCGAGGCAGGCGGGCGGGCGATCGCCGCCCGGGTCGACATCGCCGACGAGGACTCCGTCCGGTGGGCGATCGGCCGTACGGTCGCCGAGTTCGGGCAGCTGGATGTGGCGGTCAACAACGCGGGCGTCCCGTCGAGCGGCCAGCAGCTGACCGGGATGCGGGCGCAGGAGTGGGACCGCGTGCTGCGGATCAACCTGACCGGCACGTTCTTCTGCCTCAAGCACGAGATTCCCGCACTGCGCCGGGCCGGGGGCGGAGCGATCGTCAACATCGCCTCCGGCGGCGGCCTGCACGCCATCCCGCTGTCCCCGGCATACGTGGCCGGCAAGCACGGCGTCGTCGGACTGACGAAGGCTGCCGCCGTCGACTACGCCGTTGACGGCATCCGGGTCAACGCGGTCGCCCCCGGGATGACCCGCACCGCGCATCTGGACCGGGCCACCGAGGGCACCGGCATGATCGCCCGGCACCAGGAACTGACCCCGCTCGACCGACTCGCCACCCCGGACGAAATCGCCGATGCCGCCGTCTGGCTGTGCTCGGACGAAGCCTCCTACATCACCGGAACCACCCTGTCGGTCGACGGCGGACGCCGCACATGA
- a CDS encoding LysR family transcriptional regulator, with the protein MDLLEVRELRYFVTVAEELHFGRAADRLAVAQPALSKTVKRIESRLGVTLFDRTSRSVVLTPAGTALLEHGRHALNAMTVAVRNTQRAADDAPLRFVIKPGGDANLLSGILAAYAEQPGARRVDILFSGATDRTDHLLDGRADAGLLYTPFDDLGGLTGETLHVEDRVAVLPENHRLAGRDSISLGDLRDEVFPRWAGVPGGGSGPEIANASELTALVRIGRVVAVLPRSLVTPVAPGLVCIPVPDAGPSRIVIARRADDRREHVTLLIAAASRRLG; encoded by the coding sequence ATGGATCTGTTGGAGGTAAGGGAGCTGCGGTACTTCGTCACCGTCGCCGAGGAGCTGCACTTCGGCCGCGCCGCGGACAGGCTCGCCGTCGCGCAGCCAGCCCTGTCGAAGACCGTCAAACGCATCGAGTCCCGGCTGGGCGTCACGCTCTTCGACCGCACCAGCCGCAGCGTCGTACTGACGCCCGCCGGAACGGCCCTGCTGGAGCACGGCCGACATGCGCTGAACGCGATGACAGTCGCCGTGCGGAACACCCAACGCGCCGCCGACGACGCACCGCTCAGATTCGTGATCAAACCCGGAGGGGACGCGAACCTGCTCTCCGGAATCCTCGCCGCGTACGCGGAGCAGCCCGGTGCCCGGCGGGTCGACATCCTCTTCAGTGGCGCCACTGACCGCACCGATCATCTTCTCGACGGGCGCGCCGACGCGGGCCTGCTCTACACCCCGTTCGACGACCTCGGCGGACTGACCGGCGAGACCCTCCACGTCGAGGACCGCGTGGCCGTCCTCCCCGAAAACCACCGGCTCGCCGGACGCGACAGCATCTCCCTGGGCGACCTCCGCGACGAGGTCTTCCCGCGGTGGGCGGGGGTCCCCGGCGGCGGGAGCGGCCCGGAGATCGCCAATGCCAGCGAACTCACCGCTCTGGTGAGGATCGGCCGCGTCGTCGCGGTACTGCCTCGCTCACTCGTCACGCCCGTGGCGCCGGGCCTCGTGTGCATCCCCGTTCCCGACGCGGGGCCGAGCCGGATCGTCATCGCCCGCAGGGCCGACGACCGGCGCGAGCACGTCACCCTGCTGATCGCCGCCGCATCACGACGGCTCGGCTGA
- the cobF gene encoding precorrin-6A synthase (deacetylating): MRTIHVIGIGAGDPRQLTLEAVEAMRDTEVFFVLDKGEEKSDLTALRYGMLDAHLPDPGAYRVVGVPDPERDRDRGAGRERYTRAVDEWRAARAALFGRLFRSELGEDGVGALLVWGDPALYDSTLGMLAEVRAGGIDFATTVVPGVTAPATLAARHRTVLNRIGGAVQITTGRRLAEGFPEEADDVVVMLDAHTRFAAYAAREDLDIYWGAYLGTPDELLVSGPLSEVSAPLVRLREEARARKGWIMDTYLLRRHRDAGAERAPVVLPGA; the protein is encoded by the coding sequence GTGCGAACCATTCACGTCATCGGGATCGGAGCGGGGGACCCGCGGCAGCTCACGCTGGAGGCGGTCGAGGCCATGCGGGACACCGAGGTGTTCTTCGTGCTCGACAAGGGCGAGGAGAAGTCCGACCTCACGGCGCTGCGGTACGGGATGCTCGACGCGCATCTGCCGGACCCCGGCGCGTACCGCGTGGTGGGCGTGCCCGATCCCGAGCGGGACAGGGACCGGGGGGCCGGGCGGGAGCGGTACACGCGGGCCGTGGACGAGTGGCGGGCCGCGCGGGCCGCGCTCTTCGGCCGCCTCTTCCGTTCCGAGCTGGGCGAGGACGGGGTCGGGGCGCTGCTCGTGTGGGGCGATCCGGCGCTGTACGACTCGACGCTCGGGATGCTCGCCGAGGTGCGGGCGGGCGGGATCGACTTCGCGACGACCGTCGTGCCCGGGGTCACGGCTCCCGCGACGCTCGCGGCGCGGCACCGTACCGTCCTCAACCGGATCGGCGGCGCCGTGCAGATCACCACCGGGCGGCGGCTCGCCGAGGGCTTCCCCGAGGAGGCCGACGACGTCGTCGTGATGCTCGACGCGCACACACGCTTCGCCGCGTACGCCGCCCGCGAGGACCTCGACATCTACTGGGGCGCCTACCTCGGCACCCCGGACGAGTTGCTTGTCTCGGGGCCGCTCTCCGAGGTGTCGGCGCCGCTCGTGCGGCTGCGCGAGGAGGCACGGGCGCGCAAGGGCTGGATCATGGACACGTATCTGCTGCGCCGTCACCGCGACGCGGGCGCCGAGCGCGCGCCGGTGGTCCTGCCGGGAGCCTGA
- a CDS encoding DUF2238 domain-containing protein, with protein sequence MTATRPVPVPTPKASPSRRRLPVALAVAVTAALVASRFGAADPTTWVLETVWVMAGLPLAILMRHRFPLSDLLCGLLAAHALVLMVGGHYTYAEVPAGDWVRDWLGWERNPYDRLGHFVQGFVPAVLVRELLVRTSPLRGSRWLAPLTVCVCLAFSAVFEMLEWLAAVTGGEAADAFLGTQGDAWDTQWDMFCALIGAVCALLLLSRVHDRALVRLGVDRPAAAS encoded by the coding sequence ATGACCGCCACCCGCCCCGTCCCTGTCCCGACGCCGAAGGCGAGTCCGTCTCGGCGTCGTCTGCCGGTCGCCCTTGCCGTCGCGGTGACCGCGGCGCTCGTCGCGTCGCGGTTCGGCGCTGCCGATCCGACGACCTGGGTGCTGGAGACGGTGTGGGTGATGGCTGGCCTGCCCCTGGCGATCCTGATGCGCCATCGCTTTCCGCTGAGTGACCTGTTGTGCGGGCTGCTGGCGGCGCACGCGCTGGTCCTCATGGTGGGCGGTCACTACACCTACGCGGAGGTGCCGGCGGGGGACTGGGTGCGTGACTGGCTCGGATGGGAGCGCAACCCGTACGACCGCCTCGGCCACTTCGTGCAGGGATTCGTCCCGGCCGTCCTGGTACGCGAACTCCTCGTCCGTACCTCCCCGTTGCGCGGCAGCCGCTGGCTGGCGCCGCTCACCGTCTGTGTCTGTCTGGCCTTCAGCGCCGTCTTCGAAATGCTGGAATGGCTCGCGGCGGTCACCGGAGGTGAGGCCGCGGACGCGTTCCTGGGCACACAGGGGGATGCCTGGGACACGCAGTGGGACATGTTCTGCGCCCTGATCGGGGCTGTCTGCGCCCTGCTGCTCCTGAGCCGCGTCCACGACCGCGCCCTCGTCCGCCTGGGCGTTGACAGGCCGGCCGCCGCCTCCTGA
- a CDS encoding DUF4232 domain-containing protein → MKTTRALVALTAVAAAGLATATPALAASAKAAPTRCHTADLKAGFATGGDAAPEMDKVNSQTQAFIWFTNKSTRACTLYGFPGVDMVGAQKTDGTWSLVRSSRKPTKITLGKGDTTDFSVNLLPVAKSTAAKEKFVPAKFLVTPPDETTHFTLKWPFGGQILKQDGATHPGTFLNPVGF, encoded by the coding sequence GTGAAGACCACCCGCGCCCTCGTCGCCCTGACCGCCGTGGCAGCCGCCGGCCTCGCCACCGCCACGCCCGCCCTCGCCGCCTCCGCGAAGGCCGCGCCGACCCGTTGTCACACCGCCGACCTGAAGGCCGGTTTCGCCACCGGTGGGGACGCGGCACCCGAGATGGACAAGGTCAACAGCCAGACGCAGGCGTTCATCTGGTTCACCAACAAGAGCACGCGCGCGTGCACCCTCTACGGCTTCCCGGGCGTGGACATGGTCGGCGCGCAGAAGACCGACGGCACGTGGTCGCTGGTCCGCTCCTCGCGGAAGCCCACGAAGATCACGCTCGGCAAGGGCGACACCACCGACTTCAGCGTGAACCTCCTCCCGGTGGCCAAGTCGACCGCCGCGAAGGAGAAGTTCGTCCCGGCGAAGTTCCTCGTGACGCCGCCCGACGAGACCACCCACTTCACCCTCAAGTGGCCCTTCGGCGGCCAGATCCTCAAGCAGGACGGAGCCACCCACCCGGGCACCTTCCTCAACCCGGTCGGGTTCTGA
- a CDS encoding AraC family transcriptional regulator, with protein sequence MQAGTTGSESFEQWRETMRHTRAAELTSDHADTFTAVVHQTQVGPVSVLKTSFPSIQVRRTQRMIRRCDQELYHLTLLTSGSGLVETGGAPQPLTAGNLHLVASPQPYDARFRGEPGASGERAHVDGVGVDLPMSMLPLPARRVRPLLGRALPADRGAGVLLATFLTGLAAQAALLRPGEAARLSTATVDLLSAWLAGELDIEGSLPPQTRQAVMLHRVKSFIHQNLHHPDLTPSVVAAAHHVSLSYLHREFTRDSQGETLAAFIRRQRLAKAYRDLADPALHDLPVHVVAARCGIPQASVFTRAFKATHGMTPSDHRRRARTVVPPGSEQAKADE encoded by the coding sequence ATGCAGGCCGGGACGACTGGTAGCGAGTCCTTCGAGCAGTGGCGCGAGACGATGCGGCACACCCGCGCGGCCGAGCTGACCAGCGACCACGCCGACACCTTCACGGCGGTCGTACACCAGACCCAGGTGGGGCCGGTCTCCGTCCTCAAGACCTCGTTCCCCTCGATCCAGGTCAGGCGCACCCAGCGGATGATCCGTCGCTGCGACCAGGAGCTCTACCACTTGACGCTCCTCACCTCCGGAAGCGGCCTGGTGGAGACCGGCGGTGCACCACAGCCACTGACCGCGGGGAACCTGCACCTGGTAGCGAGTCCGCAACCGTACGATGCCCGTTTCCGCGGCGAGCCCGGCGCGAGCGGCGAGCGCGCCCACGTCGACGGCGTCGGTGTCGACCTGCCCATGTCGATGCTGCCGCTTCCCGCCCGTCGCGTCCGTCCTTTGCTCGGCCGGGCGCTTCCCGCCGACCGGGGCGCGGGAGTACTGCTCGCCACGTTCCTGACCGGCCTGGCCGCTCAGGCGGCCCTGCTGCGGCCCGGTGAAGCGGCACGCCTGAGCACCGCCACGGTCGACCTCCTGTCGGCATGGCTGGCCGGCGAACTCGACATCGAAGGCTCGCTGCCCCCGCAGACGCGGCAGGCGGTCATGCTCCACCGCGTCAAGTCGTTCATCCACCAGAACCTGCACCACCCCGACCTGACGCCGTCCGTGGTTGCCGCCGCCCACCATGTCTCCCTCAGCTACCTCCACCGGGAGTTCACCCGGGACAGCCAGGGCGAGACGCTGGCCGCCTTCATCCGCCGACAGCGCCTGGCCAAGGCGTACCGTGATCTCGCCGACCCCGCCTTGCACGACCTGCCCGTACACGTAGTGGCCGCCCGCTGCGGAATACCCCAGGCATCCGTCTTCACGCGCGCGTTCAAGGCGACTCACGGCATGACTCCCAGCGACCATCGACGCCGAGCCAGGACCGTGGTGCCTCCCGGGAGCGAGCAGGCTAAGGCTGATGAGTAG
- a CDS encoding type 1 glutamine amidotransferase domain-containing protein, which yields MADRPLNGHRVLALVTNYGVEQDELLVPLKRLREDGADVTVAAAEAEPVQTLVGDKDPGEVVEPDATFDVVDPGDHQLLLLPGGTLNADQLRLDDKALALVKAFASSGRPIAAICHGPWALVEADLVRGKTLTSYPSLRTDILNAGAASWVDKSVVSDSEGGYTLVTSRTPDDLDDFLGAVGKALVGS from the coding sequence ATGGCTGACCGGCCCCTGAACGGACATCGCGTACTGGCCCTCGTGACCAATTACGGAGTCGAGCAGGACGAACTCCTGGTGCCGCTCAAGCGGCTGCGGGAGGACGGCGCGGACGTGACCGTGGCCGCCGCCGAGGCGGAGCCCGTACAGACCCTGGTGGGCGACAAGGACCCGGGCGAGGTGGTGGAGCCCGACGCCACCTTCGATGTCGTCGACCCCGGCGACCACCAGCTCCTGCTGCTGCCCGGCGGCACCCTCAACGCCGACCAGCTGCGCCTGGACGACAAGGCGCTCGCCCTGGTCAAGGCGTTCGCGTCCTCGGGTCGCCCGATCGCCGCCATCTGCCACGGCCCCTGGGCCCTCGTGGAGGCCGACCTCGTCCGGGGCAAGACCCTGACCTCCTACCCGTCGCTGCGCACCGACATCCTCAACGCGGGAGCGGCGTCCTGGGTCGACAAGTCCGTCGTCAGCGACAGCGAGGGCGGCTACACCCTGGTCACCTCCCGCACACCCGACGACCTCGACGACTTCCTCGGCGCCGTCGGCAAGGCCCTGGTCGGCTCCTGA
- a CDS encoding LPFR motif small protein: MFKAIADVLRSIGSAVATVVTLPFRAVARLFGGASDSARGRH, translated from the coding sequence ATGTTCAAGGCCATCGCGGACGTACTGCGCTCGATCGGTAGCGCCGTCGCCACCGTCGTCACCCTCCCCTTCCGTGCCGTCGCCCGACTCTTCGGCGGCGCCTCCGACAGCGCACGCGGGCGGCACTGA
- a CDS encoding monooxygenase — protein sequence MYDPLPPTSPSDETSWLVQVDFPSEGPFGAETAAAYEELAHTITREPGFVRKLWTESPETQEAGGVYVFRTEKDARTYLDKHTARLGAWGMSGIRGRIFRVNPVLSRITRGPQVG from the coding sequence GTGTATGACCCCCTTCCCCCGACCTCCCCGTCCGACGAGACCTCCTGGCTCGTCCAGGTCGACTTTCCCTCCGAGGGCCCTTTCGGCGCTGAGACGGCCGCGGCGTACGAAGAACTGGCACACACCATCACGCGCGAGCCCGGCTTCGTCCGGAAGCTGTGGACGGAGAGCCCGGAAACCCAGGAGGCAGGCGGCGTCTACGTCTTCCGCACCGAGAAGGACGCACGGACCTACCTCGACAAGCACACCGCTCGGCTCGGCGCCTGGGGGATGTCAGGCATCCGGGGCCGGATCTTCCGCGTCAACCCCGTGCTCTCGCGTATCACGCGCGGACCCCAGGTGGGCTGA
- a CDS encoding cupin domain-containing protein yields the protein MMRAEIPPGYSNALAPHRHEGEEVMLLLEGAPHVTVGGKESVLEAGDAITYDASVPHRFHNKGTRPAVIVGAMTPASF from the coding sequence ATGATGCGCGCCGAGATCCCGCCGGGGTACAGCAACGCCCTCGCGCCGCACCGGCACGAGGGCGAGGAGGTGATGCTGCTCCTGGAGGGAGCCCCGCACGTCACCGTCGGCGGCAAGGAATCCGTCCTGGAGGCCGGCGACGCGATCACCTACGACGCCTCGGTGCCGCACCGTTTCCACAACAAGGGAACCCGGCCTGCCGTCATCGTCGGGGCCATGACCCCGGCCTCCTTCTGA
- a CDS encoding VOC family protein produces the protein MSVTTTTHLNFRGEARAALDYYRSVFGGHLVAVTYRDAGAVGEEKEADWVMWGQVTGENGFHVMAYDVPSALPFDRGENPFFVSVRGADTEEISALWAGLAAGSTLVRELGPAPWAPLYGMLTDRFGVTWVLDVTAPYEG, from the coding sequence ATGTCCGTCACGACCACCACGCACCTGAACTTCCGGGGCGAGGCGCGCGCCGCGCTCGACTACTACCGGTCGGTCTTCGGCGGCCACCTCGTCGCGGTCACGTACCGGGACGCGGGCGCTGTCGGCGAGGAGAAGGAGGCCGACTGGGTGATGTGGGGGCAGGTGACGGGCGAGAACGGCTTCCACGTCATGGCGTACGACGTGCCCTCGGCCCTCCCGTTCGACCGGGGCGAGAACCCGTTCTTCGTCTCCGTGCGCGGCGCGGACACCGAGGAGATCAGCGCCCTGTGGGCCGGGCTCGCCGCGGGCTCGACGCTCGTGCGCGAGCTGGGCCCCGCGCCGTGGGCGCCGCTGTACGGAATGCTCACGGACCGCTTCGGCGTCACGTGGGTCCTGGACGTCACCGCGCCGTACGAGGGCTGA
- a CDS encoding DUF309 domain-containing protein — translation MGALGERDRDAEGRARSARPRDGLGRPLRYGDTGGVARQPEGVVRAGAETVREAQALLDAGRPFHAHEVFEDAWKSGPESERALWRALAQLAVGLTHAARGNGRGGARLLLRGAAGLEGCRGGYGLDLTGLVGWAHALADRLDAAVRDGDGVDPVAEAPRLRG, via the coding sequence GTGGGGGCCTTGGGTGAGCGGGACCGGGACGCGGAGGGGCGGGCGCGGAGTGCGCGACCGCGGGACGGGCTGGGCCGGCCTCTTCGGTACGGGGACACCGGCGGGGTGGCGCGGCAGCCCGAGGGGGTGGTGCGGGCGGGGGCGGAGACCGTGCGCGAGGCGCAGGCGCTGCTCGACGCCGGGCGGCCCTTTCACGCGCACGAGGTCTTCGAGGACGCCTGGAAGAGCGGGCCCGAGAGCGAGCGGGCCCTGTGGCGGGCGCTCGCGCAGCTCGCCGTGGGGCTGACGCACGCCGCGCGCGGCAACGGGCGGGGCGGGGCGCGGCTGCTGCTGCGCGGCGCGGCGGGGCTGGAGGGGTGCCGGGGCGGGTACGGGCTCGACCTGACCGGGCTCGTCGGCTGGGCGCACGCGCTCGCGGATCGCCTGGACGCCGCCGTACGGGACGGGGACGGCGTGGACCCGGTGGCCGAGGCACCACGGCTGCGCGGCTGA
- a CDS encoding ricin-type beta-trefoil lectin domain protein has protein sequence MNRIARTAIWASALSLAGLAATAGQAQAVTGFQIQNKATGLCLAGTVDSPGHAAQIYEAPCGSSNTQRWANTKSNFVMTAGGLVSLCMSADSYGGVFTAGCGASSTWGQDWKVDSLNGSYTNFYNENKGCYLQVIGGEAACTPGWTGDSKQFRVYWG, from the coding sequence ATGAACCGCATCGCACGCACCGCCATTTGGGCATCGGCACTGAGCCTCGCGGGCCTGGCCGCGACCGCCGGACAGGCCCAGGCCGTCACCGGTTTCCAGATCCAGAACAAGGCGACCGGCCTGTGTCTGGCCGGGACGGTGGACAGCCCCGGCCACGCCGCCCAGATCTACGAGGCTCCCTGCGGAAGCAGCAACACCCAGCGATGGGCCAACACCAAGTCCAACTTCGTCATGACCGCCGGCGGGCTCGTCAGCCTCTGCATGAGCGCGGACAGCTACGGCGGGGTCTTCACAGCCGGTTGCGGTGCGAGCAGTACGTGGGGACAGGACTGGAAGGTCGACTCGCTCAACGGCTCGTACACCAACTTCTACAACGAGAACAAGGGCTGCTACCTCCAGGTCATCGGCGGTGAGGCCGCGTGCACGCCGGGCTGGACGGGTGACTCCAAGCAGTTCCGCGTGTACTGGGGCTGA
- a CDS encoding helix-turn-helix transcriptional regulator, translated as MQKTSSRLLALLSLLQAHRDWSGDALAQRLDVTSRTVRRDVDRLRELGYRIATVKGPAGGYRLEAGAQMPPMLFDDGQVVALAVALRTAAADASVAEDAARALTTLRQVMPPRLRRSVDLLRVTAVEPPTARDSPPADPRVLLELSRVIQAREELRFDYVPLPVPTAGRGPGAATAGEAAPAAGGAPGTVADEASPVGAPAPADADEASPVGAPAPADADEASPVGELAPAEGAVPVPAGETGPREPTPPAPAGPRLDPEPPRRVRPHHLVTRRHRWYLVAWDLDRADWRVFRVARIRPRTPTGPRFTPRELPGGSTAAFITSRFRGNDGSTADWPCHGEVVLRLPAAEVAPFAGDGIVEELGPDRCRLALGSWSWAGLAAAFARFDAEMEVIGPPRLAAAFATLAARASRAAHTTEPEPEQDG; from the coding sequence ATGCAGAAAACCTCCTCCCGGCTGCTGGCGCTCCTTTCCCTCCTCCAGGCGCACCGCGACTGGTCGGGCGACGCCCTCGCGCAACGTCTCGACGTCACCTCACGCACCGTGCGCCGGGACGTGGACCGGCTGCGCGAGCTGGGCTACCGCATCGCCACCGTCAAAGGACCGGCCGGCGGCTACCGCCTGGAGGCGGGTGCGCAGATGCCGCCCATGCTCTTCGACGACGGGCAGGTGGTCGCCCTCGCCGTCGCCCTGCGCACGGCAGCCGCCGACGCCTCGGTCGCCGAGGACGCCGCCCGCGCCCTGACCACGCTCCGCCAGGTCATGCCGCCCCGCCTGCGCCGGAGCGTCGACCTGCTCCGCGTCACCGCCGTCGAGCCGCCCACCGCCCGCGACTCCCCGCCGGCCGACCCGAGGGTCCTCCTGGAGCTGAGCCGCGTCATCCAGGCGCGGGAGGAACTGCGCTTCGACTACGTGCCGCTGCCGGTACCCACGGCCGGAAGGGGCCCCGGGGCCGCCACCGCCGGGGAGGCCGCACCGGCCGCCGGGGGCGCTCCGGGGACAGTGGCCGACGAGGCGTCACCGGTCGGCGCGCCCGCCCCGGCCGATGCCGACGAGGCGTCACCGGTCGGCGCGCCCGCCCCGGCCGATGCCGACGAGGCGTCACCGGTCGGCGAGCTTGCCCCGGCCGAGGGGGCCGTACCCGTCCCCGCCGGGGAGACCGGACCCCGGGAGCCCACACCTCCGGCCCCCGCCGGTCCCCGCCTCGACCCGGAACCGCCCCGCCGTGTGCGGCCCCACCACCTCGTCACCCGCCGACACCGCTGGTACCTCGTGGCCTGGGACCTCGACCGCGCCGACTGGCGGGTCTTCCGCGTCGCCCGCATCCGCCCCCGTACCCCCACCGGGCCCCGCTTCACCCCGCGCGAACTCCCCGGCGGCAGCACCGCCGCGTTCATCACCAGCCGGTTCCGGGGGAACGACGGGAGCACCGCGGACTGGCCCTGCCACGGCGAGGTCGTCCTGCGTCTCCCGGCCGCCGAGGTCGCCCCGTTCGCCGGGGACGGGATCGTGGAGGAGCTGGGCCCGGACCGCTGCCGGCTCGCCCTCGGGTCCTGGTCCTGGGCCGGGCTGGCCGCCGCCTTCGCCCGCTTCGACGCCGAGATGGAGGTCATCGGCCCGCCGCGCCTCGCCGCCGCCTTCGCCACACTCGCGGCGCGCGCCTCCCGTGCCGCGCACACCACGGAACCGGAGCCGGAACAGGACGGATGA